The Onthophagus taurus isolate NC chromosome 6, IU_Otau_3.0, whole genome shotgun sequence region GCCACCTTTGCCGAGGCCCGGATGGTATGCGTTTGAGAGCAAAGAAGAGCCGCCGTCGCGCCGCCTTCCTCCACGACCAGTTACGGCAGCTTGAAGAAGAAAAGACCACCTCTAACGAAGACCGAGTCGATGGTGGTCAAAAACATCACCTTCTTCTTGCTAAACCGCCTCCTCTGGGTCGGTATCGGCGAAAAGGTCAATAAACCCAACGAGTTAATTGGACGGAAAGAGAGATCAAAGAGTCTTGTTCTTTACTCAATCcaaacttaattttctttttacttttctATTTACTGAATGCGATGTCACCATTGGGTTTTTTCTAAGTGAgatgataaaaataatgtatgatgtcacaattatttttatagtagtattttttataattgttatcTTAAATCGTAAGAAGACGCCGACCCGGTTTGGTCATTGAAAAGTGCAATTCCAATTTAACTGCGAATGTTCACGGTGAATGAAATTCGTCACGcgagttatttatattttatcacTTCCTTTGTTGGTAGATTAACCAACTCGCACTATTATCGCGTCCTACGCAAGGCTTATATCAAGGTCATCGTTAATCCAAGAGGCGTCAATATACAATGTATCCTAATTTTAGAATACAGAAgatgtattttaattaatgaatcttataaatttttttaatacttttcatCACGCCCATTAACCATGACTTAATATcttattattcaaatttaacaCTGAATTAGAATATAAAGACTTTTAAACTTGAAACATTGTGATAagaagtaaattaataaagtaaaaacaCTTAAAACCAATCCCATCAGCTTATAAATAAGCTTACTTTTAAAGTTTGTCCtttcaaattaacaaataaatggtgcgatctttataaattttaatcctGCGGATAATTAaagttctaaaatttttaattaaaatgaaacttGAGGTGTTTTTCTCCTTTTGACTTACAATAAACTCTAGGTTAGCGTCTTTGGTGAAATTCCTCAACCGTGGTTGATGACAGATTATATTATACAAACTCCTTTACATATACAAACTTTCTTTTTACCACAAACAACTcctgaaaagtttttttgcgaTTCTATCGAAATAtcgaaatgttaaaaaaattactttcaaaCACCCACAGCATCaacactaaaataaaaatgcttaAATATGTATTGACTATTAGAATATTTAAATCTTCACCATGAAGCAGCCCTCTACGTCCATTGTTGGATATAGGCCTCCCCTATTCTGTTCCATTCCATTCTATTTTGTGCTGtctgaatccaattgttgATCATTCTCTTGCCGTCTGCATttttgtagatgttataaataagtttggtgtatCACAATCGACTCTGTCTTCTTGAACTGCTTGCAAAATTGCCATCAACTCGATAAACACAGAATTACTAATAAGTAAAcattacaataattatgaaaacgttaaaattatCTTCTGTTGTTACGCAAATGAAACACAAAAAACTATACAACAACTACAAAAAAAGCCTAAATAACttgtactaaataaattaaactaaaaaatctTACATAACCTCACTAAACAATGACTTTTGTCATAAAGACGTTTCGGGTTTCATGCGAATATAGTCGTAATTTAGAATAAAGGCGGGAAAAtgcttaattttgaaattgtagTTGATTGTGGACAacttttttcacatttttgttgtattcaataaattacatttattaaaacgaaACCAAAATGTCTATAAAACTGCAAAATTGATACTTTTAGagatgatttttgaaaacgacACTAAACGTGTAATACATATTTATGGTAATAGATGGCAACATTTTACGATCAAATTGAGTCATAAAAATGTAGTTTGgcaataactttattaatataaacataCAAAATCTTTatgtttgatttaaattaaaatgtaactTCAAATAtaccattaaataaattatttaggttggtattactTGATATATTGCAGatttaatattgaaagttCCTCATCGAACAGTTTGAAACGGTGAAATTGATATTACTGCGTTGAAATTACTAAGAAGcgcttattaatttcaaagcCGATGTTAAAGTTGTTTATATACCATTTCTGTGTGAACTGcgatattaaaaatgaaattcatataaaatggAAACGTTCGAATTGACAGctcttttaaacataatttaatttgGGCATCTTTATtgtgtttcaaaaaaaatttaatattcattttatataatatattgcgGTTATAAAGtctttctttaatattttcgttgatatctaaaatattatcttttataagaaatttttgttttgagttATGAGATGAACTGTCAAAGTAATAAGGTTATGTATAAACGTCAGTAACTTATGAAATACATCCTAAACGTGTAATAACGATAAAACAGGATATGTTGTCTTATAACAACTGTTATTAATCAATACAAAGCTGCTCGAACATAATATGATGTTTTTGGCGACGAAACAGAGAAAATATAACGGAAAAAGGGATTTTAAAAAGGCATTTCAAGAACGTGTCCATCCACGAACTGTCAAAATGATAGTAACTGTCAACATTGCAACaagaaattacatttttaggACAAACAAGGATTAATAAATACTTCTGAACTTTATTCGTTTTGGGAGTGGtactattattaatacaaaccttatatatattttagagACCACTATATCGACATTTGAAGAGGAGTATTGAATGGACTTGGACATCATTGAAAAGATcaaatttatatgtataaaatacAGCAGTAGTTCAGTACTATCCAAATTTACCACGTGCTCGCAGTAATGCATTAGAAATAGGAGCTGGGGCGATATTATACCATGTAATGGATACAAGCCATTCACTACATCCAGTGGCATATTTGCCTAAAATGCTTTTATAAACCATTGTAAATAATGTGTAATGAAAGCTGAAAGTGCACAAAAACGGCTAGTAATCATCTTTAAGATGGGCGATATTATTAAATAGTTAGATTATAAGATAAATCGTTAGGCGTTATCGCAATTATCAAGATACTCAACATATAACAACTTATGTAAAAGAACTTATAGTATACAGATTAAGTTCTAAAATGATATGTATTGATACAGTAGGTAACACACATTGTTAAAGACTGCAGGCAAACTACAATAACTGTTACTACTTTATTGAGTCCGTTTCAAGAGAAATGtttacaataacaataaaaacacGCCTTAAACATATAATAACAAATCAAACAATAAAACAGTATATTTGTGCTATAACAAGTGTCATAATCAACACAGTAATCCACCCATAATACCACAATAAAAGCGGATCTAATTAACCTTTAAACTTTCTTCTTGGATATCGAAATCAATTTTAGTGATAAACGTTCCAAAAATACACTCGGACATttcaaactaaaaaaaaaacctgaCGAAAAAGGCTTGACATTCAATAAACACCAGATTGCCCGGTTCTTATCGTTTTTGGAATTCGCTGTATTGGTCGAACGTTTTGTTGTCACAATACGACTGTAACACCGCCCGCGGCTAAACCCACAACTTGAGATAAGAGAGTCGTTTCGTTGGCGCTTTTTCGTTGACGTTGCGATCGTCCACATCGATATTTCCGTCGCATATGTTTATTGTGTTCGGTGAACGAGAATCTGGTATTTCCTTATAGTTAATcgattcatttttataaaagagtAGTTGTAGTAATGTCGtctgaaaatgaagaagaaaataagaCTCCAAAAGTTGTGATTAAAGTTAGTTTGGAAGCACACCCAAtggtaaaagttttgtttataaatgttttcttttttaaattatttttcctttttcataTCTATAAATTCAGTAAAACCTTGATTAATACTAGCACTAGAgttaacactagaactagaaaaaaatacaatctaatgatgaataacaattaaaattagaactgtccttgatttatatatcatataCACAATTCGGGGAACACCCGAGTTTATCTATAAACTGTATTGTTGGGTTAATTTTGTTCCACActgtttgatttaaaataatgctTATATTCATCGGAATTAATGGCATAACCTCGCGTAGGATgtcttttaaatattgtaatcGATGCGATATGCTTTTATGTGTTTTTTTATGGTTGTCGTTTTTGGGTCACTGTTCGCAAGGCATTAAAAACATCAGCTGATATTAAAACAGCCATAAAATTCGCCATTCTTTAAAAGTTATAACATAACGTAGAGAATGTCTCTTTCTATTCAAAGAATCTTAAATACAACATTGTTACCGATTTTGAATGTACTGTTATTGCAAAACCggtgtttataaaattttgttacatTGTTATATTCACACGTCCAATATGTTTACAAACTTTATTGGTTTTCTTGTTCTTGAAACGACTTTGAAACGTTTTggataaaaagatattttaaaattaattttataaaaataacccGCTATGGTAATGTGTCTATTTTAAGATGAAAACATGACTGTCAAGGTTaaatcaagatttttttttaaatagcctctaggtatttaaaaaaaaaacaatttttaatttttttaattaaaaatcttatttataatTGTATACTGCGTACTTCTGAAGCCTATATTTATTATCCTTGCTTGACCGGTTTCGGTTTAATAAATACTAGTCATCAGGAGTGCTACattaagaacaaaaaaaagattattgagtaacaaataaaattaattatataattttttatagggTACAGCACCACCAAATGGTACGAATCAAGGTCCACAACCGTTAATGTACCCTCACCATCACGGGGTACACTTTCCACCACCTCACTTTCACTCAAACATCCCCCCCGGGCATTTACCCCACGGTCCTGCCAACGCCCCGAACGCCGGGCACTCGCCGCCGCCGAGCCACGCCTATTATAAGGACGAAAGGACACATCGGCAACATAATAAGCTCAGGAAAAAATTGCATGACAAGCAACAGAAGGGTGGTATCGTCACGGGTGGTGGTAATGGGGATGCCGGTGGCCCTAATAGTCTCTCTCCCATGAAAGATTTGGTGAACGGTCTCACCAGATCCCACAAAGAAAAAGGAATGAACAGTGTTGGTACATCTGAAGATGGCGAAGAAAGTAGTAGCGTTCAAGATGAAGAAGATTCAATACATATTATTACCGATATTTTATCGTCAGTACAAGCACCGaaggtaaatgaaaataaagtacAAATAATCTTATGAAATctcgataattttttataacatttgtCCCTCGGATATTACTACAACATAAATTGTGCAAGAAATGCGTTTTGAAATGTTACAATTTAACCTATTGTAACTTACTGTCCAATTATCTACGTTACtaattggttttaataaaCTCGATCTGGGACGACGGACGTCGGTGTTGTTGCCTTTTACTTGACGACGGCCTTTCGCTTGCGCAATCGAAGGCGGTGGCGGCGACGGACGTCGTCTTTCGGTTCGTTCACCGGGCGTCGTTTCGAAATCGACGACGATTTCACCAGACGGCGCTCCGATACGTATCTTATACACTGTTTTGTGTTCTCACGTCGGCGTGTTCTCTCGCGGGAAGATTCTGCTCGCAATCTCTTTACCGACCTCGTCGCTTGCGAAACGCAGCCTTCCCAcgggaaaaattttaaatcaagatGATTGcttttgatttaaatcttaacaacaaacactttaaatttaaatacacaTTTATGATtatatagatatttttattatttttaggtatCAGAATTGACGTCTCGAAGTGCCTTATTACAATGGGCACCGCCGTTACGCCTTTCGGAGGCGTCTAGTAACGATAGCCATGAACAAGAACTGAACGAAGAAGATTTACGTTACGAAGTCCTTTTAAGTAGCGATAAAAGCAAAGAGCAAATGAAATACAAGTCAATTTACAGTGGTGATTCTCTTTCGTGTCGCATCCAAGATCTGAAACCTGGCCAAGAGTACTCGGTATGCTTACAGGTGCACCTTGAAGAATTGCAAGGTTCCGCGACGGAACCCATCAAGTTTACGACACCACCGTGCGAACCTGATCAGCCGCAACCTCCGAAGTTAGTGTCGCGTTCAAAGAATAGTTTACAATTAAGGTGGAATCATGTTAACGAAAACGGATCGCAGATTATCCATTATATTTTGGAATACGATGAGGGTAAAAATGGGGAGTTTATTGAGATTCATAAAAGTAAAGGAAAACATCATAATCATCATCTCCAAAAGTTGCAACCATCGACGAGTTATAAATTTAGGTTGGCGGTTTTGAATGAAATTGGTAAGAGTCTTTATTCGGACGTTGTAGCTTATACAACGGCAGAAAATGCGCCATCGCAACCCGCACCTCCCACATTAAAAGACTCGACTGAAAGCACTTTGCATTTACAATGGCAGAAAAGGCCTGAAGATCACAACTTTGTCTTACAAATTAACGAACAGAAATATGGATTTTTAACTGTTTATAATGGAACGGATTCTGAATatgtttgtaataataaattaagaaggTTTAGTGATTATGTTTTTAGgtaaactaataaattttgtttcttataaccccatgtttatttatttttattttatttattagattaCGTTCTAAAAATGAAGGTGGTGATTCTCCGTGGTCATCTGAAGTTACATTCCGAACTCTGCCTGATAGGCCTTCAAAACCAATTAAACCGGCAGTGAAAGGTCGAATCCATGCGCATTGTTTCCGACTTAAATGGGAACCAGTTTCGGATACGGGTGGCGCCGAGGTTACCGAATACATCTTGGAATTAAACTCTGGCAGCGGATATCGAAGGGTCTACACTGGAATAGAAACGGAAGCAATTTGCGATAATTTAGCACCTGGAACAACATACCAACTCAGAGTATGTTGCAAAAGCATAGGTGGGCACAGTGATTATTCGGATCCATGCACGGTCACAACCGAAGCGATCACTCCATCGATTTGCCAAGGTCTTAAATTGGTTGGAAAACCTCGAGCTACAAGCTTAGGATTGAGATGGAATGAACCGGATTATTACGGTGGCGCACCAATCTTAGAATACGAAGTCTTCACCATCAATTCAGACTCTAGTCCGAACCTAGTCTGCAA contains the following coding sequences:
- the LOC111427807 gene encoding fibronectin type-III domain-containing protein 3A isoform X7; protein product: MSSENEEENKTPKVVIKVSLEAHPMGTAPPNGTNQGPQPLMYPHHHGVHFPPPHFHSNIPPGHLPHGPANAPNAGHSPPPSHAYYKDERTHRQHNKLRKKLHDKQQKGGIVTGGGNGDAGGPNSLSPMKDLVNGLTRSHKEKGMNSVGTSEDGEESSSVQDEEDSIHIITDILSSVQAPKVSELTSRSALLQWAPPLRLSEASSNDSHEQELNEEDLRYEVLLSSDKSKEQMKYKSIYSGDSLSCRIQDLKPGQEYSVCLQVHLEELQGSATEPIKFTTPPCEPDQPQPPKLVSRSKNSLQLRWNHVNENGSQIIHYILEYDEGKNGEFIEIHKSKGKHHNHHLQKLQPSTSYKFRLAVLNEIGKSLYSDVVAYTTAENAPSQPAPPTLKDSTESTLHLQWQKRPEDHNFVLQINEQKYGFLTVYNGTDSEYVCNNKLRRFSDYVFRLRSKNEGGDSPWSSEVTFRTLPDRPSKPIKPAVKGRIHAHCFRLKWEPVSDTGGAEVTEYILELNSGSGYRRVYTGIETEAICDNLAPGTTYQLRVCCKSIGGHSDYSDPCTVTTEAITPSICQGLKLVGKPRATSLGLRWNEPDYYGGAPILEYEVFTINSDSSPNLVCKTKECEIVVTDLRPGTEYTFSVRAVNRVGPGPFSEYTNICSGAAPPNWPENVVVISESPKHVIVSWSEPRDNGATIKEYKLEMSPGLSKSPMQSCSSESKESLTGRDLRNIPNDDQFQMVYQGPALSSDIKNLTPSTIYFFRVQACNSAGCSPFCPIVEAKTPPAPPSLISTPKSMVTPTSIHLCWQEPECYGCPVIYYNIELGEQSYRTEGSESEFTIEDLTPNTVYKVKLQAISSVGIGPFTTVKLMTARLPPSPPKLECIGTSYNYLKLKWGDGKNQDYTTYYLEMANNRTNEFQRIFKGTSLTFKVTKLQEITIYRFRISAKNDAGKGEFSDVYEFKTIIAPPAAVRTPKVIEVEQRQCVLEWNVSKNNTNDKIIYIVQLTKLREQDYKEVYRGSEITCTLDHLDPGTDYSVRVLPVRMTSTGELLGPHSSDATFKTVAIEPLVSSRSQSSTGGSPLHTRHKAHTTWPYVNFKTITKQQKVFLMAVLVTIFSILVSMVIGKMAI
- the LOC111427807 gene encoding fibronectin type-III domain-containing protein 3A isoform X6, with the protein product MHLSPVTVPMVSTNSSPPVAMPVQVPPGHMVQQIVDENGTLRHVIISTQHPPGVLLPPHNAPHYGTAPPNGTNQGPQPLMYPHHHGVHFPPPHFHSNIPPGHLPHGPANAPNAGHSPPPSHAYYKDERTHRQHNKLRKKLHDKQQKGGIVTGGGNGDAGGPNSLSPMKDLVNGLTRSHKEKGMNSVGTSEDGEESSSVQDEEDSIHIITDILSSVQAPKVSELTSRSALLQWAPPLRLSEASSNDSHEQELNEEDLRYEVLLSSDKSKEQMKYKSIYSGDSLSCRIQDLKPGQEYSVCLQVHLEELQGSATEPIKFTTPPCEPDQPQPPKLVSRSKNSLQLRWNHVNENGSQIIHYILEYDEGKNGEFIEIHKSKGKHHNHHLQKLQPSTSYKFRLAVLNEIGKSLYSDVVAYTTAENAPSQPAPPTLKDSTESTLHLQWQKRPEDHNFVLQINEQKYGFLTVYNGTDSEYVCNNKLRRFSDYVFRLRSKNEGGDSPWSSEVTFRTLPDRPSKPIKPAVKGRIHAHCFRLKWEPVSDTGGAEVTEYILELNSGSGYRRVYTGIETEAICDNLAPGTTYQLRVCCKSIGGHSDYSDPCTVTTEAITPSICQGLKLVGKPRATSLGLRWNEPDYYGGAPILEYEVFTINSDSSPNLVCKTKECEIVVTDLRPGTEYTFSVRAVNRVGPGPFSEYTNICSGAAPPNWPENVVVISESPKHVIVSWSEPRDNGATIKEYKLEMSPGLSKSPMQSCSSESKESLTGRDLRNIPNDDQFQMVYQGPALSSDIKNLTPSTIYFFRVQACNSAGCSPFCPIVEAKTPPAPPSLISTPKSMVTPTSIHLCWQEPECYGCPVIYYNIELGEQSYRTEGSESEFTIEDLTPNTVYKVKLQAISSVGIGPFTTVKLMTARLPPSPPKLECIGTSYNYLKLKWGDGKNQDYTTYYLEMANNRTNEFQRIFKGTSLTFKVTKLQEITIYRFRISAKNDAGKGEFSDVYEFKTIIAPPAAVRTPKVIEVEQRQCVLEWNVSKNNTNDKIIYIVQLTKLREQDYKEVYRGSEITCTLDHLDPGTDYSVRVLPVRMTSTGELLGPHSSDATFKTVAIEPLVSSRSQSSTGGSPLHTRHKAHTTWPYVNFKTITKQQKVFLMAVLVTIFSILVSMVIGKMAI
- the LOC111427807 gene encoding fibronectin type-III domain-containing protein 3A isoform X4 — its product is MAYTSTVPPTSLYLPGPVTVPMVSTNSSPPVAMPVQVPPGHMVQQIVDENGTLRHVIISTQHPPGVLLPPHNAPHYGTAPPNGTNQGPQPLMYPHHHGVHFPPPHFHSNIPPGHLPHGPANAPNAGHSPPPSHAYYKDERTHRQHNKLRKKLHDKQQKGGIVTGGGNGDAGGPNSLSPMKDLVNGLTRSHKEKGMNSVGTSEDGEESSSVQDEEDSIHIITDILSSVQAPKVSELTSRSALLQWAPPLRLSEASSNDSHEQELNEEDLRYEVLLSSDKSKEQMKYKSIYSGDSLSCRIQDLKPGQEYSVCLQVHLEELQGSATEPIKFTTPPCEPDQPQPPKLVSRSKNSLQLRWNHVNENGSQIIHYILEYDEGKNGEFIEIHKSKGKHHNHHLQKLQPSTSYKFRLAVLNEIGKSLYSDVVAYTTAENAPSQPAPPTLKDSTESTLHLQWQKRPEDHNFVLQINEQKYGFLTVYNGTDSEYVCNNKLRRFSDYVFRLRSKNEGGDSPWSSEVTFRTLPDRPSKPIKPAVKGRIHAHCFRLKWEPVSDTGGAEVTEYILELNSGSGYRRVYTGIETEAICDNLAPGTTYQLRVCCKSIGGHSDYSDPCTVTTEAITPSICQGLKLVGKPRATSLGLRWNEPDYYGGAPILEYEVFTINSDSSPNLVCKTKECEIVVTDLRPGTEYTFSVRAVNRVGPGPFSEYTNICSGAAPPNWPENVVVISESPKHVIVSWSEPRDNGATIKEYKLEMSPGLSKSPMQSCSSESKESLTGRDLRNIPNDDQFQMVYQGPALSSDIKNLTPSTIYFFRVQACNSAGCSPFCPIVEAKTPPAPPSLISTPKSMVTPTSIHLCWQEPECYGCPVIYYNIELGEQSYRTEGSESEFTIEDLTPNTVYKVKLQAISSVGIGPFTTVKLMTARLPPSPPKLECIGTSYNYLKLKWGDGKNQDYTTYYLEMANNRTNEFQRIFKGTSLTFKVTKLQEITIYRFRISAKNDAGKGEFSDVYEFKTIIAPPAAVRTPKVIEVEQRQCVLEWNVSKNNTNDKIIYIVQLTKLREQDYKEVYRGSEITCTLDHLDPGTDYSVRVLPVRMTSTGELLGPHSSDATFKTVAIEPLVSSRSQSSTGGSPLHTRHKAHTTWPYVNFKTITKQQKVFLMAVLVTIFSILVSMVIGKMAI
- the LOC111427807 gene encoding fibronectin type-III domain-containing protein 3A isoform X5, translating into MKIYQDFFLGPVTVPMVSTNSSPPVAMPVQVPPGHMVQQIVDENGTLRHVIISTQHPPGVLLPPHNAPHYGTAPPNGTNQGPQPLMYPHHHGVHFPPPHFHSNIPPGHLPHGPANAPNAGHSPPPSHAYYKDERTHRQHNKLRKKLHDKQQKGGIVTGGGNGDAGGPNSLSPMKDLVNGLTRSHKEKGMNSVGTSEDGEESSSVQDEEDSIHIITDILSSVQAPKVSELTSRSALLQWAPPLRLSEASSNDSHEQELNEEDLRYEVLLSSDKSKEQMKYKSIYSGDSLSCRIQDLKPGQEYSVCLQVHLEELQGSATEPIKFTTPPCEPDQPQPPKLVSRSKNSLQLRWNHVNENGSQIIHYILEYDEGKNGEFIEIHKSKGKHHNHHLQKLQPSTSYKFRLAVLNEIGKSLYSDVVAYTTAENAPSQPAPPTLKDSTESTLHLQWQKRPEDHNFVLQINEQKYGFLTVYNGTDSEYVCNNKLRRFSDYVFRLRSKNEGGDSPWSSEVTFRTLPDRPSKPIKPAVKGRIHAHCFRLKWEPVSDTGGAEVTEYILELNSGSGYRRVYTGIETEAICDNLAPGTTYQLRVCCKSIGGHSDYSDPCTVTTEAITPSICQGLKLVGKPRATSLGLRWNEPDYYGGAPILEYEVFTINSDSSPNLVCKTKECEIVVTDLRPGTEYTFSVRAVNRVGPGPFSEYTNICSGAAPPNWPENVVVISESPKHVIVSWSEPRDNGATIKEYKLEMSPGLSKSPMQSCSSESKESLTGRDLRNIPNDDQFQMVYQGPALSSDIKNLTPSTIYFFRVQACNSAGCSPFCPIVEAKTPPAPPSLISTPKSMVTPTSIHLCWQEPECYGCPVIYYNIELGEQSYRTEGSESEFTIEDLTPNTVYKVKLQAISSVGIGPFTTVKLMTARLPPSPPKLECIGTSYNYLKLKWGDGKNQDYTTYYLEMANNRTNEFQRIFKGTSLTFKVTKLQEITIYRFRISAKNDAGKGEFSDVYEFKTIIAPPAAVRTPKVIEVEQRQCVLEWNVSKNNTNDKIIYIVQLTKLREQDYKEVYRGSEITCTLDHLDPGTDYSVRVLPVRMTSTGELLGPHSSDATFKTVAIEPLVSSRSQSSTGGSPLHTRHKAHTTWPYVNFKTITKQQKVFLMAVLVTIFSILVSMVIGKMAI